A segment of the Candidatus Margulisiibacteriota bacterium genome:
GGCTATTTTGCTCAAGGTATCGCTCTTCGAGACAAAATGAAAAAGTCTTTTCTCCGCGCCCCCTGCTTCCGGAGTGGTCGATGGAGTGGCTTCCGGCACCGGCGGCGGAACAGGCTCCTCCGCTTTTCTGTTTTTCTCCCGGAGTTTTAGTAATTCCTCGGTCGGCGCGATGTAAACATATTTTACTCCGCGCGGGATCTTGTCTTTCGACACAAGCTTAATATTATTATATTCGGCCAGCTCCGGATACAGGTCAGGTACATCATAATACCGGTTGGCAATATAGCTAAAGGTTTCACCCCGGGAAATATAATGGAAGATCCGCTTGGTAATGATCTTTGGGGCCTTCTCAGTTGGCCTGGGCGGCGGAGCGACAACCTCTGGGGTCAGAACTACAACTGGTGGAGGAGGCGTTACAACCGGCGGCGGGGGCGGAACCGATTTGACCAGCACCTGCGGTTTAGGCAGGTCCTCGGTCGCGTAACTCAACGAGAAATAGTGGGTCAAAGTCCCGCTGTCGCCGTGGTATGCATGATAGGCATAGTCAAAGGTAAATGGGCCGATCCTGATCCCGCTCCCAAAGGTCGGGTCTGTGCTGACCTGGCCTGGATTATAGGTTTGGTCCAACCCGCAGCGCAATTTTAAATATTCGTTTATCTTCCATTCGGCGCCTCCATGGAGCCGCGATTGGTAGCCCTGCCGGGTGGTAAAGTCTCCGTCCAGAGCCAAAAGGACATTTTCCCGCCAGGCGGTGCTCGCTATCCCTAGCCGGCCGATCAGCGGGATCCCCTGCTGGTCCCCGTTCCCCCAATTTATCCTCCCCCCCATACCGATCGGCAAAGTATTTTGCAGGATAAAGCCGACATTGGTCTTTGGCCAGGGAGAAAGAAGCATTCCCAGGTCAAGGTCAAAACCTTTACCGGCATAGTTCTGGCTGCCGGTAAAACCCTGGTCAAATGATTTCAAACGGAGGCCGTAAATGACATTATCTTTTTTCAGGGCGTACGAAAGAGCGAGAACATCATTGTGATAATCAAAATAATCAAAGCCGGTTTGACTGGTAGTTATTATTGAGCCGACATTTGCCCCGGCATAGCCGACCCCAACGCTCCCCGGCCCCAAAGGCCAGTTCGCTCCCAGGACCAGATAGTTAACATCGCCAAGCAGGGTCGCCGACATTGAAAATATCCGGAGCTCCTGCCCGTACATCCCGGCCGGGTTATTGAACATGTTGCTCGACCCGTCAACCACCGCTGTATAGCCCCCTCCCATCCCCATCGCTCTGGCTCCAATGCTGATCTTGAGCGGATCTTCTGTGTTACCAATTACCTCCGCCCAGGCCGAACCGATCCCTAACAATAAAAACAATAACAGCCAGATCAATCCTTTCAGGTTTTTCATCTTCTGATCACCGCGACCTTGCCGCGAGCCAAGGTCTTCCCGCTTGATTTGTCGATCACATGGACCAGATAGACCCCGTTGGAAGCCATTTCGCCGAAATCGGAAATACCGTTCCAGACCAGGCTGTTGTCGCCGGAACGGCCGCCGTTGGTCCCAGCCAGGTAATCCCGCCGCCAGAGCCGGTCAGCGGTCATGCTGAAAATAACGGCCGTGACATTGGCATCACTATTAAGTTTATACATAATAGTGGTCGATTCCCTCGCCGGATCAAAGGGATTTGGCGAATTAAGGATCAGAGCGATATCGTAAGCAAAGCTCTTGACCTCAAAACCATCGGGGAGGATCCCCACCAACCCATTGATGTCGGCAACTTCAACGGTCCACAGCCCGGTCAGAGCGCCGGCAATGTTAAAGTCGCAATAGATCTCGGAAGCGCCGATCGTCATGTTGGTCCCCGGGATATCGGACTGGCCGGG
Coding sequences within it:
- a CDS encoding LysM peptidoglycan-binding domain-containing protein encodes the protein MKNLKGLIWLLLFLLLGIGSAWAEVIGNTEDPLKISIGARAMGMGGGYTAVVDGSSNMFNNPAGMYGQELRIFSMSATLLGDVNYLVLGANWPLGPGSVGVGYAGANVGSIITTSQTGFDYFDYHNDVLALSYALKKDNVIYGLRLKSFDQGFTGSQNYAGKGFDLDLGMLLSPWPKTNVGFILQNTLPIGMGGRINWGNGDQQGIPLIGRLGIASTAWRENVLLALDGDFTTRQGYQSRLHGGAEWKINEYLKLRCGLDQTYNPGQVSTDPTFGSGIRIGPFTFDYAYHAYHGDSGTLTHYFSLSYATEDLPKPQVLVKSVPPPPPVVTPPPPVVVLTPEVVAPPPRPTEKAPKIITKRIFHYISRGETFSYIANRYYDVPDLYPELAEYNNIKLVSKDKIPRGVKYVYIAPTEELLKLREKNRKAEEPVPPPVPEATPSTTPEAGGAEKRLFHFVSKSDTLSKIAIKYYGRADYARKLAEVNNIENPNVLSSGKYLLIPPASEMEE